The Ornithinimicrobium sufpigmenti genome includes the window GACCTCGCGCAGCTTGTGGGTGATGAAGACGATGGAGGTCCCGGCCTCCTTCAGCTCACCCATGATCGCGATCAGCTCATCGGTCTCCTGGGGCGTGAGCACGGCGGTCGGCTCGTCCAGGATGAGCACCTGCGCGTCGCGGGAGAGCGCCTTGATGATCTCCACCCGCTGCTGCACCCCGACCGGCAGGTCCTCGATGCGGGCGTCGGGGTCGACGTGGAAGCCGAACCGGTCGGAGATCTCCTTGACCCGGCGGCGCGCCTCGTCCAGCTTGAGGATGCCGCCGGGGCCGGCGGGCTCGTAGCCCAGCGCGACCGACTCGGCGACGGTGAAGACGGGCACGAGCATGAAGTGCTGGTGCACCATCCCGATGCCGGCGGCGACCGCGTCCCCCGGCCCCTTGAACCTGACCGGCTTGCCGTCGAGCAGGATCTGCCCGTCGTCCGGGTCGTACAGGCCGTAGAGGACGTTCATCAACGTGCTCTTGCCGGCGCCGTTCTCACCGAGGAGCGCGTGGATCTCACCGGGCTCGACGACGAGGTCGATGTGGTCGTTGGCCACCAGGGGCCCGAACACCTTGGTGATGCCCTGGAGCTCGAGCTTCATCGCCTCTCCTGCTTCATGCTCATCTCACGGGGTGACGGACAGGGGTATGGGGTTCCGCCGCCGGGACAGCGTAGCGGCCCGGCCCACCGGGCCGGGCCGCTACCACGGTTGACGCCTCGCTCAGCGGAGCAGGAGGGTCAGCGTTTCGTCGGAGTCCTCAGCGTCAGGGCGCGTTCGGCGTCTCGATGACGAGCTCGCCGGAGATGATCTGCTGCTTGTACTCCTCGATCTTGTCCTTCAGCTCCTGGGGGACCTCGGACTCGAAGTCGTGGAAGGGAGCCAGGCCGACGCCCTCGTTCTCCAGGGTGCCGACGTAGGGCTCGTTGGTGAACCCGCCCTCGAGGGTCTGCCGGATGGTCTCGTGGACCGCCGGACCGATCTGCTTCACCACGGAGGTGAGCATCAGGTGGTCGTAGCCCTCGGCAGTGAGGTAGCCGTCGGAGTCGACCCAGACGATCTTGACGTCACCGGCGGAGTCGGCAGCGGCTGCGGCACCCAGGCCGACCGGGCCGGCGACCGGCATGACGATGTCTGCGCCCTGCGCGATGAACTGGTCGGTCAGGGTCTGGCCCTGGCTCTGGTTCTCGAAGTCACCGGAGAAGGTGCCGTTCTGGGCGTCCTTGTCCCAGCCGAGGGCGGTGACGTCCGCGTCGTTGTCCTCGTTGTACTGGTTCACGCCGTCGACGAAGCCGTCCATGAAGATCGACACGGAGGGGATCTGCATACCACCGAAGGTGGCCACGGTGCCGGTCTCGGACATGCCGGCGGACAGGTAGCCGGCCAGGAAGCTGGCCTCGGCGGTGTTGAACAGGATCGGCCGGGCGTTGTCCACCTCGACCGCCTCGAAGTTCTCGTCGGAGAAGGCGGAGTCGATGAGCGCGAAGTTGGTGTCCGGGTTGGCCTCGGCGGCCTCCTGGATGGCGTCCTCGAGCAGGAAGCCGACCCCGATGGTCAGGTTGCAGCCCTGGCTGACCAGGTTGCCCACGTTCGTGGTGTAGTCGGCGTCGGACTGGGACTCCACCTCCTGGGTGGAGATGCCCAGCTCGGCCTCGGCGGCGTCCATGCCTTCCTTGCCGGACTGGTTGAACGACTGGTCGTCGAAGCCACCGGAGTCGGAGACCATGCAGGCCAGGAAGTCGGCGGCGTCCTCCGGAGCGGCTGCTTCGCCGGTCTCGGCGCCGTCGTCGGTCTCCGCACCGTTGTCGGTGTCTGCACCGGTGTCGGTGGTGGCGCCGTTGCCGGTGGCGGCCGGGGCGTCGTCTTCGGGGGCCTCGCCACAGGCGGCGAGGACGAGGGTGGCGGCCGCACCGGCGGCGGCAAGCTTGAGAACCCGGCGCACGGGATGCTCCTTCTGTCACGGGAGATGGACGCCCACATGCTATCCCGCCCGCGCGCTTACTCCACGCACCTGTCCACCGCCTGAGCAAAGAGTGACGAACTCGTGACCTGCGCGTGCTCGAACGCCCTCGCGGGCTCAGGTCACTGCAGCCCTGCGGGGCCGAGCGAGGTGAAGACGGAGGCCGCCAGGACCTTGGCGGCCACCAGCACCGCGCCCTCGTCCACGACGAGGTCGCCCTGGTGCAGCTCGAAGGTTGGCCCGCCCGGCGTGCGGGTGCCCAGCCTGGCCATCGCGCCCGGGATCTGCTGCAGGTACCAGCCCAGGTCCTCCCCACCCATCGACTGCTTGGTCGGCTCGACGCTGGTCGCCCCGAGCAGCAGCATGGCGGCCCGGGACAGCGCGACGACCGAGGCGTTCTCGTTCTCGACCGGGGGCACGCCCTGGGTGTAGGTGATGGTGGCGGTGACGCCGTAGGGGGAGACGACGGACTCGACGATGTCGGTGAAGAGCGGCCGGACCGTCTCCCAGGTCTCGGCGTCGAGCATCCGCAGCGTGCCGGAGGCCTCGCCCCGGGTGGGGATGACGTTGGGAGCGGACCCGGCCTGGACCTTGCCCCAGACCAGGACCGCGGCGGCCCGCGGGTCCAGCCGGCGGGTCAACGCCGCAGGGACCTCGGTGACCACCTTGCCCAGGGCGTAGGTCAGGTCCTGGGTGAGGTGCGGACGGGAGGTGTGCCCGCCGCGCCCGGTGAGGGCGACGTGGACCATGTCGGAGGCGGCGGTGATCGGGCCCACCCGCAGCCCGATGTGGCCGACGTCGACCGAGGGGTCGCAGTGCACCGCGAGAAGCCGGTCGACCCCCTCCAGGCCACCCTGCTCCAGCACCTTCAGCGCGCCACCGGGGTGGGTCTCCTCGGCCGGCTGGAAGATGAGCCGCACGGCGACCCGGCGGGCGACGAGCTCCTCCTGCATGGCCAGCAGGGCCAGACCCGCGCCCAGCACCCCGACGGTGTGCACGTCGTGGCCGCAGGCGTGGCAGGCGCCCGGGACCTGCGAGGCGAAGGGCAGCCCGGTCACCTCGTCGATGGGCAGCGCGTCCAGGTCGGCCCGCAGGCCGACCCGGACCTCGGGCTCGGCGTGCCCGATCTCGACCAGGGCCCCGGTGCCGGGCAGCCGGCGGACCCGGGCACCGCCCTGGCTCAGCACGCCCGTGACGAGCGCCGTGGTGCGCTCCTCCTGCCAGGAGACCTCCGGGTGCTGGTGCACCTCGCGCCTCCACTGCAGCAGCTGCTCCGAGATCGCGTCCACCTCCACCGCCACCCGCCCCACCAGGTCCGCGTGGGTGGTGGCGCCGACCTCACCGGTCGCGTCGCCGGAGTGGTGCGTCGCGCGGGTGGTGCGCGGGCTGCTCGGCTGGGTGGTCAGCTGGGTGGTCAGCGTCTCGGAGGCGTCGGGGGTCACAGGGTCAGGCTCCTGAAGGGTTCGTGAACGTCTCCACGATACGCCCTGCCCTCCCCCGGCCCAGGACACCGGCCGGGCTGGGGTCGAGAACCGCGCTGGGCGCCCTAGAAGGTCTCGCGGGGGACGTAGGCGCCCCAGACCTCCCGCAGCGCGTCGGCGACCTCGCCACCGGTGGCCCGGGCGCGCAGCGCCTCCCGCATCGGGTAGAGCACGTTGTCGCTGCCCTGCGCGGCCGCGCGCATCTCGTCCAGCCGACGCTCGACCTCGGCGTTGTCACGCTCGCGGCGCAACGTCTCCAGGCGCTCCCCCTGCTGGGCCTCGATGGTCGGGTCCACCCGCAGCGGCTCGTAGTCCTCGTCCTCGTCGATGGTGTAACGGTTCTGCCCCACGACGACCCGCTCGCCGGTGTCGATCTGCTGGGCGTTCTCGTAGGCGGAGCGCTCGATCTCGCTCTTCTGGAAGCCCTGCTCGATGGCGTGCACCGCCCCACCGCGCTCGTCGACGGCGGCGATCAGCGCCTCCGCGGCGCCCTGCACGTCGTCGGTGAGGCTCTCCACGACGTAGGAGCCGGCGAACGGGTCCACCGTCTTGGTGACATCGGTCTCGTAGGCCAGGACCTGCTGGGTGCGCAGCGCGAGCCGGGCGGCCTTGGCCGTCGGCAGCGCGATCGCCTCGTCGAAGGAGTTGGTGTGCAGCGACTGGGTCCCGCCGAGCACGGCGGCCAGGCCCTGGACGGCGACCCTGACCAGGTTGACCTCGGGCTGCTGGGCGGTCAGCTGGACCCCGGCGGTCTGGGTGTGGAAGCGCAGCATCATCGACTTGGGGTTCTTGGCCCCGAACTCCTCCTTCATGATCCGCGCCCAGATGCGGCGGGCCGCGCGGAACTTCGCGACCTCCTCCAGCAGCGTGGTGCGGGCGACGAAGAAGAAGGACAGGCGCGGCGCGAAGTCGTCGACGTGCAGCCCGGCGTCGACCGCGGCCTGGACGTAGGCCTTGGCGTTGGCCAGGGTGAAGGCGATCTCCTGCGCGGGCGTGGCCCCGGCCTCGGCCATGTGGTAGCCGGAGATCGAGATCGTGTTCCACCGCGGGATCTCAGCCTGGCAGTAGGCGAAGATGTTCGAGATCAGCCGCAGCGACTCGGCGGGCGGGTAGATGTAGGTGCCGCGGGCGATGTACTCCTTGAGCACGTCGTTCTGGATCGTGCCGGTCAGCTTGGCCGCGGGGATGCCGTTGCCCTCCGCGACCAGCTGGTACATCAGCAGCAGCGTGGACGCCGGGGCGTTGATGGTCATCGAGGTCGACACCTCGTCCAGCGGCAGGCCGTCGAAGAGGAGGGCCATGTCGTCGATCGAGTCGATCGCGACCCCGACCTTGCCCACCTCCCCCGAGGCGAGCGCGTGGTCGGAGTCGTAGCCCATCTGCGTCGGCAGGTCGAAGGCCACCGACAGGCCACCGGTGCCGTTGGCGACCAGCTCTCGGTAGCGGGCGTTCGACTCGGTCGCGGTGCCGAAGCCGGCGTACTGACGCATGGTCCACGGGCGCCCGGTGTACATCGAGGGGTAGACCCCGCGGGTGAAGGGGTAGGACCCGGGCTCTCCCAGGGCGTTCCCCGGGTCAAAACCGTCCAGGTCAGCCGGGCCGTACACGGCCTTGAAGGGCAACCCGGACTCCGTCGTCGACTCAGCCATGGGCTCAGCCTAGCGAGGTCTCAGCCGGTGCCTGACGTCGCGTCCGTCACGTCCGCCACGAGCGTCGGACCGGCGTAGACCAGCCCGGAGTAGAGCTGGACGAGGTCGGCTCCTGCCTGGACCAGCGCGGCCGCGTCCGACCCGGTCAGCACACCACCGACCCCGACCACCGGCAGGTCGGTGCGCGAGCGCACCTGCCGCACCACCTCCCGGGCCCGGAAGGTCAGGGGCCCCCCGGACAGCCCACCGGCCTGCGCCTGCGCCAGCGCGGCCTCCTCGGGCGCGACCGCGGAGCGGTCCAGGGTGGTGTTGATCGCGATGATCCCGGAGACCCCGGCGGCGAGCGCCACGTCGAGGGCCTCGTCCAGGGCCGCGTCGCTGAGGTCGGGGGCCAGCTTGACGAGCACGGGTGTCTCACCGGCGGCCTGCACGACCGCGCGCAGCAGCTCCCCTAGGGGCTCGGCGTCCTGCAGGGAGCGCAGGCCAGGGGTGTTGGGGCTGGAGACGTTGACCGCCAGGTAGTCCGCGAGCCCGTCGAGCACGCGCACGCAGGTCAGGTAGTCCGACACTGCGTCCTCGACAGGGGTGTCCTTGTTCTTGCCGATGCTCACGCCCACCGGGATCGTGACCAGACCCTGGTCCCGGGCGGAGCGCAGCCGGCCGGCCATCGCCTCGACGCCGGCGTTGTTGAAGCCCATCCGGTTGATCACAGCCTGGCTCTGCGGCAGCCGGAACAGCCGCGGCCGTGGGTTGCCGCCCTGCGGCCGGGGCGTCACCGTGCCCAGCTCCGCGTGCCCGAAGCCGAGGGCGCCCCAGGTCGCGGCGCCGCGCCCGTCCTTGTCCATGCCGGCCGCCAGACCCACCCGGTGCGGGAAGCGCAGGCCGAGCAGCTCCACCGGCGAGGAGACGCCGCCCACCGCATACCCCACCAGCGAGGCGAGCGCCCGGGTCTGCGGCGTGCGGCCCAGCAGCTCGGCCGCCACGACGGTGCCGTGGTGGGCCACCTCGGCGTCCAGCCGGAAGAGCAGGGGCCGGGCCACGTGCCGGTATGCCGCCCCGGCGGCTGCACGGGCGAGCGCGCGTCCCTCCGGGTGGATGGTGCCGCTCCGACCGGTGGTCCGGTCTGCGGAAGGGTCGCGGGTGGGTGTCACGACGGTGTGGCGGTCAGGCTCGGCCATGGCCGCAACCCTAGACTGACCAGCGTGGACACAGCTGCCGACGCACCGCGGGACGGGGGGCGCGAGCCCGGGCCAGCAGGCCAGGCTGACCCGCTCGACGGCTTCACCGCCGTCATCCCGGCCGGGGGGTCCGGCACCCGGCTGTGGCCGCTGTCGCGCAGCGGTGCGCCCAAGTTCCTGCACGACCTCACCGGCAGCGGACGGTCGCTGCTGCAGGCGACGGTCGACCGGCTCCGGCCGCTGGCCGGGGACCGGGTGCTGGTGGTGACCGGCGCCCGGCACGAGGAGGCCGTCCGAGCGCAGCTGCCGGGCCTGGCACCCGAGCAGGTGCTGGTGGAGCCGGCGCCCCGGGACTCGATGCCCGCGATCGGCTGGGCCGCGGCGGTGCTGGAGCGCCAGGACCCGGACGCCGTGCTGGGCTCGTTCGCGGCCGACCATGTCATCGGCGACGAGCCCGCCTTCCACGGGGTCGTGCAGCAGGCGGTCGCCGCGGCCCGGACCGGGGCTCTGGTCACGCTCGGCATCTCGCCGACCCATCCCGCGACCGGTTTCGGCTACATCCAGGTGGGTGCGGAAGCACCCGTGCCGGGCGCACCTGACCTGCGGCAGGTCGAGGCGTTCGTGGAGAAGCCGGACGCGCAGCGCGCCGCCGAGTACCTCGCGGGCGGGGCCCACCTGTGGAACGCCGGGATGTTCGTGGTGCAGGCCCGCACGCTGCTGGAGCTGCTGGAGGCGGGACATCCGGAGATGGTCCGCACGCTGCGCGAGATCGCGGCCCAGCCCGACCTGGTCACCAGCCGGTGGGACTCGCTGACCAGGATCGCCATCGACCACGCGGTCGCCGAGCCGGCCGCGGCCGCGGGACGGGTACGGGTGCTGCCGGCCAGGTTCGCCTGGGACGACATCGGCGACTTCGCCTCGCTGGCCGCCCTGCTGCCCGAGAGCGCGGAGCACCCGGGGCTGCGGGTGCTGGGCCCCGGCGAGCACCTGCTGAGCGACGGGTCCACCGGGCTGGTGGCTGCGCAGGGTGGGCGGATGGTCATCACCCTGGGGCTCGACGACGTCGTCGTCGTGGACACGCCCGACGCCGTCCTGGTCACCACGCGCGAGCGCTGCCAGGACGTCAAGGCCGTGGTGGCGGCCCTCCAGGAGCGCGGACGGGGGGATCTGACCTGAGCACCGGACCCCGACGCCGGGTACGCGACGGGCTCGGACACCCACTGGTCATCCGACGCTCACCCGACACACCCCCTACCGTCGCCCAGGGCGCACCTGGCGTGGACAGGCTGGAGCACGTGAGGGTCGCTATCGTCACCGAGTCCTTCCTGCCCGCGCTCAACGGGGTCACCACCAGCGTGTGCAAGGTGCTGGAGTGCCTGCGCCTGCAGGGCCACGAGGCGCTCGTCGTGGCGCCGGGGACCAGCCCGTGGAGCCCGGTCCCGACGCCGCAGTACCACGCCGGGTTCCCGGTCCACACGGTCACCAGCGTCCCGGTCCGCCAGTTCCGGGTCGGTCTGCCCTCCTACGAGCTGGAGACCGTGCTGCACCGGTTCCGTCCCGACGTCGTGCACGTCGCCTCGCCGTTCGTGCTGGGCGTGCGCGGGCTGACCGCCGCCCGGGCCCTGGGCATCCCCTCGGTCGCGATCTACCAGACCGACATGCCCTCCTACATCCGCCAGCACGCCGGGCCGGCCGGTGAGCTGACCGCGCGGGCCGCCTGGCGCTGGATCCGCCGCATCCACGACCAGGCCGACCTCACCCTGGCCCCTTCCAGCGCCGCGCTGGCCGACCTCGCCGCCCACCAGGTCCCCCGTATCGCGCTGTGGGGCCGAGGCGTGGACTCCGAGCTGTTCCATCCCGACCGGCGCACCGACGCGGGTGTCGCGGCGCTGCGGCGCGAGCTGGCTCCGCACGGGGAGACGCTCCTGGGGTATGTCGGACGGCTGGCCCCGGAGAAGGAGCTGCACCGCCTGGCCGAGCTGTCCCGGCTCCCGGACGCCCGGCTGGTGCTGGTGGGTGAAGGTCCCAGCCGCGACCTGCTGCAGTCCCTGCTCCCGGGGGCGGTCTTCCTCGGCCGCCGAGAGGGTGCCGCCCTGGCGCAGGCCTACGCCGCCTTCGACGTCTTCGTGCACACCGGGACCCGGGAGACCTTCGGACAGACCCTGCAGGAGGCGGCTGCGGCCGGGCTGCCCGTGGTGGCGCCCGCCAGGGGTGGGCCGGTGGACCTCGTGGACGTGGGCCGCACCGGCCACCTCTTCGACCCCGACCGTCCCGGTGCCCTGCGGGCTGCGGTCGAGCCGCTCGTCGGGCCGGCGGCCGCGGCGCTGCGGCAGCAGCTCGGGCGTGCGGGGCGGGCCAGGGTGGAGGAGCGCTCCTGGCCGGCCCTCGTCGACCAGCTGCTCGACCACTACTCCTCGGTCGTGCACCGCGCTGTCCGGCCGGTCGTGGCCTGAGGCCAGTAGGCGTCGCGTCACCGGGTGTCACCCCACCCTTCAGCCGCAGGGTTCAGCCGCACCTTCCAGCCGTACCCTCCACCCCCTGTCCCGGCCCGCCTCTGGGTAGGGTGGACCACCGTGACCAGCGAGGACCCGACCACTTTCAGGGATGTGGTCATCGGGGTCGCCATCCCGGTCCCCGAGCCGTGGGGTGAGCACCTGCGCCAGCTGCGGGTCGACTACGGCGACACCCGGGCGCAGCACATCCCGACCCACATCACCCTGCTGCCGCCGACCGCGACGACCTCCGCCGCCATGGACGGCGTGCGGGCGCACCTGAGCCAGGTGGCTGCACGGCATACCCCCTTCGAGGTGATCCTGCGCGGCACGGGCACCTTCCGCCCGGTCTCCGACGTGGTGTACGTGCAGGTCGCCCAGGGTGTGGCCAGCTGCGAGCAGCTCGAGCGCGACGTGCGCTCCGGTCCCCTGGGGCGCGAGCTCAGCTTCCCCTACCACCCCCACGTCACCCTCGCCCACGACCTGCCGCACAGCGTGCTGGACCGGGTGTTCGCCGACCTCGCCGGCTTCAGCTGCACCTTCCAGGTCGAGGCCTTCCGGCTCTACGGGCACCGCGGCGACGAGCTGTGGTCACCGCTGCAGGACTTCCCGATGGGAGCGGCCCGGGGCTGAGCCCGCCAGGCGGGCCTGCCCGGTGGGACTGCCCGGTGGGACTGCCCGGTGAGACTGCACGCCCCGGGTCAGGCGTGCGGGATCCGGAAGACCTGCCCGGCGAAGACCAGCTCGGGGTCCACGCCGTTGAGCTCGGCCACGTCCTCCACGCTCACGCCGTGCTGCTCGGCGACATCCGCCAGGCTCTGGCCCGGCAGGAGGGTGTGGGTGCGGTAGCGGCGCGGCTCCGCCGCCGGTGTGTCAGCGGCGGCGGTGTGAGGTGTGGCAGCGGCTTCAGGAGCGTCAGGCACGTCTGGGGCTTCAGAGGTTGCGCGCTCCTGGACCGGGGACGATGCCGGTGCTGACGTCTGCGCGACAGCGGTCGGCTCGTGCGCCGGCTGCGCGGTGACAGGTGCGGGCGGCCTCTGCTGCGTGGCCTCCCGCCCCGTCTTCTGCCCGCGAGGCTCGTCGGAGGCCCGGCCGGTGCCGGGGAGCACCTTCTCGACTCTGGCGAGCACCTGCCGAACCTTGTCGAACAGTCCCATGGGCGGCCCCCTCGGTATAGGTGGTGAGCTGTGCTGGTGGATGGCGCCCCCACGGTAGTCGCTCCTCCCGCTACCGGGCTACCGCTGCGGAGCGGGCCAGGCCAGCGTCCACGCGCGATCCACGCTCGCAGACCAGCACGAGACCCCGCACGGGAACCGCCGGCCCGGGTGCTAGCGTCGGCGCAGGCGGCACCCGCAGCGCCGCCCATCCCACACGTCGAGCGAAGGGCACCCTCGTGAACTCTCCCGTCAAGGTCGCCGTCACCGGCGCTGCCGGCCAGATCGGTTACAGCCTCCTCTTCCGCATCGCCTCCGGCGAGCTGCTGGGCAAGGACACCCCTGTCCAGCTGCGCCTGCTGGAGATCACGCCCGCCCTGAAGACCCTGGAGGGTGTGGTGATGGAGCTGGACGACTGCGCCTTCCCGCTCCTGTCCGGTGTCGAGATCGGCGACGACCCGAACGTGGTCTTCGACGGCGCCAACATCGCCCTGCTGGTCGGCGCCCGCCCGCGCACCAAGGGGATGGAGCGTGGCGACCTGCTCGAGGCCAACGGCGCCATCTTCACCGCGCAGGGCAAGGCCCTCAACGACCACGCGGCCGACGACATCCGGATCACGGTGACCGGCAACCCGGCGAACACCAACGCGCTCATCGCGATGAGCAACGCCCCCGACATCCCGACCGAGCGGTTCAGCGCGCTCACCCGGCTGGACCACAACCGGGCCATCGCCCAGCTCTCGGCCAAGGTCGGGGCGCCGGTCAGCGACATCTCGCACATGACCATCTGGGGCAACCACTCGGCGACCCAGTACCCGGACCTGTTCCACGCCAAGGTCGCCGGCCGCAACGCCGCCGAGGCCGTCGGGGACCAGGACTGGCTGGAGAACACCTTCATCCCGACCGTGGCCAAGCGTGGCGCCGCGATCATCGAGGCACGCGGCTCCTCCTCCGCCGCCTCCGCGGCGTCGGCCACCATCGACCACACCCGCGACTGGCTCCTCGGATCCCCCGCCGACGACTGGGTCTCCATGGCCGTCCGCTCCGACGGCTCCTACGGCGTGGCCGAGGGCCTCATCAGCTCCTTCCCGGTCACCACCCGTGACGGGAGCTGGGAGATCGTCCAGGGGCTGGACATCGACGACTTCTCGCGCGGCAAGATCGACGCCTCCGTGGCCGAGCTCGACGAGGAGCGGACCGCCGTCACCGAGCTGGGTCTCATCTGAGCTGAGTCCCACCGGGCTCGACAACCGGGCTCGACCAACCGGGCTCGCCCGAGCAGAGCACCCTGGTGCACCAACGGTGCGTCACATCCGTCGTCGCGGCGACGGATGTGACGCACCGTTTCCGCGCATCCCTGCTGAGCGCCCCGCACCTGGTCGACAGCGCCCGCCCGAGGGGGTGCGCTCCTACACCTGCCGCAGGTTGGTGGCCAGCAGCGCCACGGCGGCCCCCAGCACGAGCAGGGTGGTGACGTCGACCCAGCGGCGGCGGACGGACAGCCCGCCGGTCAGCCGCGCGGGCAGGGTGGCGCGGAGCAGCGCCAGCGCCCCGAGCGTCGCGCCGAGCGCGACCCCGTAGGCGCGCAGGTTCTGCCCCATGAGCAGCGCCAGGGACAGCACCAGCCCGGCGACCCCGAACCACCACACGCCGAGGGGCTGGGCCCGGCGCGCCGCCGCCAGCCTATCCCTCCGGTCCCCGGTGCCCACCGCCGCGGGTCAGCGGGCGGACGCCGCGAGGGCGCCACGCTCGGCGGCTCGTTCCGCCGCCTCGACGACGTTGGCGAGCAGCATCGCCCGCGTCATCGGGCCGACCCCGCCGGGGTTGGGGGTGAGCCAGCCGGCGACCTCGGCGACGTCGGGGTGGACGTCGCCGGCGATCTTGCCGTCCCGTCGGGCGACGCCGACGTCCAGCACCGCCGCGCCAGGCTTGACCATGTCCGGGGTGATGATGTCGGGCACCCCCGCCGCCGAGACGATGATGTCGGCCCGCCGGGTGTGCGCGGCCAGGTCCCGGGTGCCCGTGTGGCACAGCGTGACGGTCGCGTTCTCGCTGCGGCGGGTCAGGATCAGCCCCAGCGGACGCCCGACGGTGAGCCCCCGTCCGACCACCACCACCTCCGCACCGGCCAGCGGCACGTCATACCGGCGGAGCAGCTCCACGCAGCCCACGGGCGTGCACGGCAGCGGCGCCGGCTCGTTCATCACCAGCGACCCCAGGTTGAACGGGTGCAGGCCGTCGACGTCCTTGACCGGGTCGACGCGGGAGAGGATCGCGAACTCGTCCAGGCCGGTGGGCTGCTGGACGAGGTATGCGGTGACGGCCGGGTCGGCGTTCAGCTCGTCCACGACCGCGAGCACCTCCTCGAGGGGGGTGTCGGCGGGCAGGTCCTTGCGGAGGGAGTGGACGCCGATCTCGGCGCAGTCCTTGTGCTTGGCGCCGACGTACCAGGCGCTGGCCGGGTCCTCCCCGACCAGGACCGTCGCCAGGCCGGGGACCACGCCCTGCTCGGCGAGCCTGGCCACCCGTGCCCGCAGCTCGTCCTTGATCGTGGAGAGGACCGCCCTGCCGTCAAGCACCGTCGCCGTCATGCCGCCGAGTCTAGGGCGTGCCAGTCAGCCCCAGTCCGGGCCCTCGTCCTCCTCGCCGAAGGTCAGGTCCACCTGCAGCTCCTGCGCCAGCTCCTCCAGCGCCGAGCGCAGCCCGTCCAGGTCCGCTCCCTCCGGTGCCCGCAGCACCGCCCGAGCCTGGAAGATGTCCCCTCCTCCCTGGGGGGTCGGCACCACCGCGCTCTGCAGCCGCTCCACCGAGACGCCGGCAGCAGCGAGGACGCCGGTGATCTGCCGCACGATGCCCGGCTGGTCATGGCCGACGAGGTCCAGATGGGCGACCGGACCGTCGGCCGGCTGCGGCGGCGGGTCCGCGCCGAGGCGGCGCACGCTGGTCTCCAGCACCCCCTGCAGCCCGCGCAGCGCACCCTCCAGCGGCTCGACCGCGTCGGCCGCGACCTCGACGGTGACGATGCCGGCGAAGGTCCCGGCGAGCTCGGAGAGCTGGCTGCGGCCCCAGCTGCCGCCGTGCTCCGCCACGACGTCCGAGAGGGCGCTCACCAACCCGGGCCGGTCCTCACCGATGACGGCTATGACGAGTGTGGTCATGGCCCGAGCGTAGCGGCGCAGGCCAGGCCGTGGGGGCGACGAGCCAGGAGAGCGATGGGTGAGGGCGGGCAGCGAGCCCGCCCACGCGGCTCAGTGGGCGAAGTGGCGGGTGCCGGTGAAGTACAGCGTCACCCCTGCCGCGCGGGCCGCCTCGACGACCTCCTCGTCCCGGATCGAGCCGCCGGGGGCCACGACCGCGCGCACGCCGGCGCCGAGCAGCACCTGGAGCCCGTCGGCGAAGGGGAAGAAGGCGTCCGAGGCCGCGACCGAGCCGGTCGCCCGCTCGCCCGCCCTGCTCACCGCCAGGTGGCAGGAGTCCACCCGGTTGACCTGCCCCATACCGACCCCGACGGAGGCGCCGTCGTCGGCCAGCAGGATCGCGTTGGACTTCGTCGCCCGGACGGCCCGCCAGGCGAACTGCAGGTCGGCGACGGTCGCCTCGTCGGCGGCCTCGCCGGCGACCAGCCGCCAGCGGGAGGCGTCGTCGCCGCCGTCCTCCACCTCGGCCTCGACGGTGTCGACGGACTGCATGAGCAGGCCACCGGAG containing:
- a CDS encoding glycosyltransferase family 4 protein, with translation MRVAIVTESFLPALNGVTTSVCKVLECLRLQGHEALVVAPGTSPWSPVPTPQYHAGFPVHTVTSVPVRQFRVGLPSYELETVLHRFRPDVVHVASPFVLGVRGLTAARALGIPSVAIYQTDMPSYIRQHAGPAGELTARAAWRWIRRIHDQADLTLAPSSAALADLAAHQVPRIALWGRGVDSELFHPDRRTDAGVAALRRELAPHGETLLGYVGRLAPEKELHRLAELSRLPDARLVLVGEGPSRDLLQSLLPGAVFLGRREGAALAQAYAAFDVFVHTGTRETFGQTLQEAAAAGLPVVAPARGGPVDLVDVGRTGHLFDPDRPGALRAAVEPLVGPAAAALRQQLGRAGRARVEERSWPALVDQLLDHYSSVVHRAVRPVVA
- a CDS encoding 2'-5' RNA ligase family protein, encoding MTSEDPTTFRDVVIGVAIPVPEPWGEHLRQLRVDYGDTRAQHIPTHITLLPPTATTSAAMDGVRAHLSQVAARHTPFEVILRGTGTFRPVSDVVYVQVAQGVASCEQLERDVRSGPLGRELSFPYHPHVTLAHDLPHSVLDRVFADLAGFSCTFQVEAFRLYGHRGDELWSPLQDFPMGAARG
- a CDS encoding LysM peptidoglycan-binding domain-containing protein, which translates into the protein MGLFDKVRQVLARVEKVLPGTGRASDEPRGQKTGREATQQRPPAPVTAQPAHEPTAVAQTSAPASSPVQERATSEAPDVPDAPEAAATPHTAAADTPAAEPRRYRTHTLLPGQSLADVAEQHGVSVEDVAELNGVDPELVFAGQVFRIPHA
- a CDS encoding malate dehydrogenase, coding for MNSPVKVAVTGAAGQIGYSLLFRIASGELLGKDTPVQLRLLEITPALKTLEGVVMELDDCAFPLLSGVEIGDDPNVVFDGANIALLVGARPRTKGMERGDLLEANGAIFTAQGKALNDHAADDIRITVTGNPANTNALIAMSNAPDIPTERFSALTRLDHNRAIAQLSAKVGAPVSDISHMTIWGNHSATQYPDLFHAKVAGRNAAEAVGDQDWLENTFIPTVAKRGAAIIEARGSSSAASAASATIDHTRDWLLGSPADDWVSMAVRSDGSYGVAEGLISSFPVTTRDGSWEIVQGLDIDDFSRGKIDASVAELDEERTAVTELGLI
- a CDS encoding DUF3017 domain-containing protein; translation: MWWFGVAGLVLSLALLMGQNLRAYGVALGATLGALALLRATLPARLTGGLSVRRRWVDVTTLLVLGAAVALLATNLRQV
- a CDS encoding bifunctional methylenetetrahydrofolate dehydrogenase/methenyltetrahydrofolate cyclohydrolase, which translates into the protein MTATVLDGRAVLSTIKDELRARVARLAEQGVVPGLATVLVGEDPASAWYVGAKHKDCAEIGVHSLRKDLPADTPLEEVLAVVDELNADPAVTAYLVQQPTGLDEFAILSRVDPVKDVDGLHPFNLGSLVMNEPAPLPCTPVGCVELLRRYDVPLAGAEVVVVGRGLTVGRPLGLILTRRSENATVTLCHTGTRDLAAHTRRADIIVSAAGVPDIITPDMVKPGAAVLDVGVARRDGKIAGDVHPDVAEVAGWLTPNPGGVGPMTRAMLLANVVEAAERAAERGALAASAR
- a CDS encoding glycine cleavage system protein R codes for the protein MTTLVIAVIGEDRPGLVSALSDVVAEHGGSWGRSQLSELAGTFAGIVTVEVAADAVEPLEGALRGLQGVLETSVRRLGADPPPQPADGPVAHLDLVGHDQPGIVRQITGVLAAAGVSVERLQSAVVPTPQGGGDIFQARAVLRAPEGADLDGLRSALEELAQELQVDLTFGEEDEGPDWG